The DNA segment CCTGCCGCTCTCGCCCTGCTGGCGTCGGCCCTGGGCCGACCCGAGGAGGCCGCCAGCTGATGGGATCCCCACATCCCCCCCCGAGCCGGGAAGAAATCGCCGCATTCGCTCGTCGAGCCTTCCGGGAAACCGGCCTGGCACTGCCCGATCCCATCGCCCTCGAAGCCCTGACACGCCACCTGGCCGAACTTTACCGCTGGAACGCCAGGATCAACCTGACGGCCATCCGGGATCCCCGTGTCGGCGTGCGACGACACCTGGTCGAATCCTGGGAGGGAGTTCTGGCCCTGCGGGAGGCAGGGGTAGGGGAGGGAGGCCTGCTCGTGGATCTGGGCAGCGGAAACGGCTATCCGGCGCTCGGGATCCTGGCCGGGTTTCCCACCTGGCGCGGAGTCCTCTACGAATCCGTCGGCCGAAAAACAGATTTTCTTCGGTCTACGATTCAGCGCCTCGGCTGGACCGACAGGGTGGAGGTCCGCCAGGAACGGGTCCAACAGGCAGCGCAACTCCCGACCGCCGACGTCTTCTCCTTCCGGGCCTTTCCGCGACCCGACCAGTGGTCCGTCGAAATCCTCGGGACGCGACCCTCCGCA comes from the Acidobacteriota bacterium genome and includes:
- a CDS encoding class I SAM-dependent methyltransferase, encoding MGSPHPPPSREEIAAFARRAFRETGLALPDPIALEALTRHLAELYRWNARINLTAIRDPRVGVRRHLVESWEGVLALREAGVGEGGLLVDLGSGNGYPALGILAGFPTWRGVLYESVGRKTDFLRSTIQRLGWTDRVEVRQERVQQAAQLPTADVFSFRAFPRPDQWSVEILGTRPSATLLAWLAAQDARRIGALLQDAGGTPHILPLRSHREGALLLGRGSSRSTTP